In the genome of Treponema pedis, one region contains:
- the rlmJ gene encoding 23S rRNA (adenine(2030)-N(6))-methyltransferase RlmJ, whose translation MLSYRHGFHAGNTADVFKHSVLFSFLKLYTQKAKPFTAFDLNGGSGVYDLLSEWSVQTGEADLGIVRLLKLYNEKKLPYPIPEDFKNYLEFCKTNYKKDNSYYGSPEIIRSFLPPESNLIVTDLHSAEAENLKLRYKNVQNIHVHKRDCYEAVCALTPPNPVRGFALFDPSYEIISDYKNVAKAVEKTKGKWNAGIFIVWYPLLEHRLTEIRELKQRLSGLKNSPYLNFEVEHGLYLKDFYLSEKTEGYGLRGSGIFIINPIWGLKEKLEELVEYVSGGNGLNPALL comes from the coding sequence ATGCTAAGCTATAGACACGGATTTCACGCAGGGAATACGGCGGACGTTTTTAAACACTCCGTTTTGTTTTCGTTTTTAAAATTATATACACAAAAAGCAAAGCCTTTTACCGCTTTCGATTTAAACGGAGGCTCTGGGGTGTATGATCTTTTAAGCGAATGGAGCGTACAGACAGGCGAAGCGGATTTAGGTATTGTCCGTTTATTAAAACTTTATAACGAAAAAAAACTACCTTATCCTATCCCCGAAGACTTTAAAAACTATTTGGAATTTTGTAAGACGAATTATAAAAAAGACAACTCTTATTACGGTTCACCTGAAATAATCCGCTCATTTTTACCTCCCGAATCTAATTTGATTGTTACGGATTTACATTCCGCAGAAGCGGAAAATTTAAAACTGCGTTACAAGAATGTACAAAATATTCATGTACATAAAAGAGACTGTTACGAAGCCGTGTGCGCGCTGACGCCGCCCAATCCCGTACGAGGCTTCGCTCTTTTCGACCCGAGCTACGAAATTATTTCAGACTATAAAAATGTTGCAAAAGCCGTCGAAAAAACAAAAGGCAAATGGAATGCAGGAATTTTTATTGTATGGTATCCGCTTTTGGAACACCGCTTGACGGAAATACGCGAATTAAAACAGCGCTTAAGCGGTTTAAAAAACAGCCCGTATCTTAATTTTGAAGTTGAACACGGCTTATATTTAAAAGATTTTTACCTGTCGGAAAAAACGGAAGGTTACGGTTTACGGGGCTCAGGAATTTTTATTATAAACCCGATATGGGGTTTAAAAGAAAAATTGGAAGAACTCGTTGAGTATGTAAGCGGCGGAAACGGCCTTAATCCCGCCCTATTGTAA